From Rhododendron vialii isolate Sample 1 chromosome 10a, ASM3025357v1, the proteins below share one genomic window:
- the LOC131302387 gene encoding uncharacterized protein LOC131302387 isoform X6 encodes MEQQPVRKPRVLCLHAFRTSGKIFEKMTEVWPEFVREKMDLVFIDAPFPAEGGSGVQGKFDPPYYEWFQFNQGAIIASALPGMQAEGVALTSVPVIKFVMLMSGSKLGGSMFSSPRLAKNAFSSPIQCPSLHFLGEKDGAKPNGIELLDSFVDPLVIHHPEGHVVPKLDEKGSEIMLEFLEKVQKQL; translated from the exons atggagcaACAGCCTGTTAGAAAACCCAGGGTTCTCTGCCTCCATGCTTTCAGAACAAGTGGgaaaatctttgaaaaaatgaCTGAAGTATGGCCGGAATTCGTGAGGGAGAAGATGGATTTGGTGTTCATCGACGCGCCGTTTCCGGCGGAAGGAGGATCTGGTGTTCAGGGGAAGTTTGATCCTCCCTATTATGAATGGTTCCAGTTTAATCAG GGAGCGATAATAGCCTCTGCATTACCAGGGATGCAGGCAGAG GGTGTGGCTCTCACCAGTGTTCCTGTGATAAAGTTTGTAATGCTAATGTCAGGGAGTAAATTGGGAGGGTCTATGTTTTCTTCACCAAGGCTGGCTAAAAATGCTTTCTCCTCTCCCATTCAATGCCCATCACTCCACTTCTTAG GTGAGAAGGACGGAGCAAAGCCAAATGGGATTGAACTACTGGATTCATTTGTGGATCCTTTGGTGATACACCACCCTGAAGGTCATGTGGTGCCTAAACTAG ATGAGAAAGGCTCGGAGATCATGCTCGAGTTCCTCGAGAAGGTTCAGAAACAGCTGTAG
- the LOC131302387 gene encoding uncharacterized protein LOC131302387 isoform X1 yields the protein MEQQPVRKPRVLCLHAFRTSGKIFEKMTEVWPEFVREKMDLVFIDAPFPAEGGSGVQGKFDPPYYEWFQFNQDFSEYRNFDECIAYIEDCMIRMGPFDGLFGFSQGAIIASALPGMQAEGVALTSVPVIKFVMLMSGSKLGGSMFSSPRLAKNAFSSPIQCPSLHFLGEKDGAKPNGIELLDSFVDPLVIHHPEGHVVPKLGIVIQKCYLHNRYVGCMYNFYRPDVFGRSRFKKKNSFKKNFNFYGEKFNFDGKEFERIKVIYSSNGRLEIGCVCVSHSPVSINTLLFCFPVCKFTIVSFCM from the exons atggagcaACAGCCTGTTAGAAAACCCAGGGTTCTCTGCCTCCATGCTTTCAGAACAAGTGGgaaaatctttgaaaaaatgaCTGAAGTATGGCCGGAATTCGTGAGGGAGAAGATGGATTTGGTGTTCATCGACGCGCCGTTTCCGGCGGAAGGAGGATCTGGTGTTCAGGGGAAGTTTGATCCTCCCTATTATGAATGGTTCCAGTTTAATCAG GATTTTTCGGAGTACAGGAATTTTGATGAGTGTATTGCATATATTGAGGACTGCATGATAAGGATGGGACCATTTGATGGTTTATTTGGTTTTTCCCAG GGAGCGATAATAGCCTCTGCATTACCAGGGATGCAGGCAGAG GGTGTGGCTCTCACCAGTGTTCCTGTGATAAAGTTTGTAATGCTAATGTCAGGGAGTAAATTGGGAGGGTCTATGTTTTCTTCACCAAGGCTGGCTAAAAATGCTTTCTCCTCTCCCATTCAATGCCCATCACTCCACTTCTTAG GTGAGAAGGACGGAGCAAAGCCAAATGGGATTGAACTACTGGATTCATTTGTGGATCCTTTGGTGATACACCACCCTGAAGGTCATGTGGTGCCTAAACTAGGTATTGTtattcaaaaatgctacttgcacaaccgttatGTTGGTtgtatgtataatttttatcgtccagatgtatttggacggtctagatttaaaaaaaaaaactctttcaagaaaaattttaacttttatggggaaaagtttaactttgaTGGGAAAGAGTTTGAACGAATCAAGGTCATTTATAGCAGCAATGGACGACTAGAAattggttgtgtgtgtgtttctcaCTCCCCTGTTTCTATAAatacactccttttttgttttcctgtttGTAAATTTACAATAGTATCCTTCTGTATGTAA
- the LOC131302387 gene encoding uncharacterized protein LOC131302387 isoform X4 yields the protein MEQQPVRKPRVLCLHAFRTSGKIFEKMTEVWPEFVREKMDLVFIDAPFPAEGGSGVQGKFDPPYYEWFQFNQDFSEYRNFDECIAYIEDCMIRMGPFDGLFGFSQGAIIASALPGMQAEGVALTSVPVIKFVMLMSGSKLGGSMFSSPRLAKNAFSSPIQCPSLHFLGEKDGAKPNGIELLDSFVDPLVIHHPEGHVVPKLDEKGSEIMLEFLEKVQKQL from the exons atggagcaACAGCCTGTTAGAAAACCCAGGGTTCTCTGCCTCCATGCTTTCAGAACAAGTGGgaaaatctttgaaaaaatgaCTGAAGTATGGCCGGAATTCGTGAGGGAGAAGATGGATTTGGTGTTCATCGACGCGCCGTTTCCGGCGGAAGGAGGATCTGGTGTTCAGGGGAAGTTTGATCCTCCCTATTATGAATGGTTCCAGTTTAATCAG GATTTTTCGGAGTACAGGAATTTTGATGAGTGTATTGCATATATTGAGGACTGCATGATAAGGATGGGACCATTTGATGGTTTATTTGGTTTTTCCCAG GGAGCGATAATAGCCTCTGCATTACCAGGGATGCAGGCAGAG GGTGTGGCTCTCACCAGTGTTCCTGTGATAAAGTTTGTAATGCTAATGTCAGGGAGTAAATTGGGAGGGTCTATGTTTTCTTCACCAAGGCTGGCTAAAAATGCTTTCTCCTCTCCCATTCAATGCCCATCACTCCACTTCTTAG GTGAGAAGGACGGAGCAAAGCCAAATGGGATTGAACTACTGGATTCATTTGTGGATCCTTTGGTGATACACCACCCTGAAGGTCATGTGGTGCCTAAACTAG ATGAGAAAGGCTCGGAGATCATGCTCGAGTTCCTCGAGAAGGTTCAGAAACAGCTGTAG
- the LOC131302388 gene encoding GLABRA2 expression modulator-like isoform X2: MEQPNGDHKQGADSASDHDGDPKPDPDGNKGTGRGSENGISNNNEDEHESNNKGTLKSKKSVTWSEELVMESPSPSSATAPSYGSATAAGVRSHGSNPYVSSSPAPSSSYSATIKDSVSTVRDVLGRWGKKVGEATKKAEDLAGNTWQHLKTAPSFADAAMGRIAQGTKVIAEGGYEKIFRQTFETVPEEQLLNSYACYLSTSAGPVMGVLYVSTAKLAFSSDNPLSYKAGDKDEWSYYKQLSTRCLEMWPILKIHASFCSRSASLGVNFALHFVIQLYRSLEGFLPTW; the protein is encoded by the exons ATGGAGCAGCCCAACGGCGACCATAAACAGGGGGCGGACAGCGCGTCGGACCACGATGGGGATCCGAAACCGGATCCGGATGGGAATAAAGGCACTGGTAGAGGCAGCGAAAACGGAATCAGTAATAATAATGAGGATGAGCATGAGAGTAATAATAAAGGGACGTTGAAGTCGAAGAAATCCGTGACTTGGAGTGAGGAATTGGTTATGGAATCTCCTTCCCCTTCCTCCGCGACGGCGCCGTCTTATGGATCCGCCACCGCCGCAGGCGTCCGCAGCCACGGATCGAACCCTTACGTTTCCTCCTCCCCTGCGCCCTCCTCCTCCTACTCCGCCACGATCAaag ATTCGGTGAGTACGGTTCGAGATGTGTTGGGGAGATGGGGAAAGAAGGTAGGAGAAGCAACAAAGAAGGCTGAGGATCTTGCCGGAAATACATGGCAACACT TAAAAACGGCGCCTAGTTTTGCGGATGCTGCCATGGGAAGAATTGCACAAGGAACAAAAGTTATAGCCGAAGGTGGTTATGAGAAGATATTTAGACAAACGTTCGAGACAGTTCCCGAGGAACAACTCCTAAACTCCTATGCATGCTACCTTTCCACATCAGCTGGTCCAGTAATGGGAGTTTTATACGTATCTACAGCAAAGCTTGCATTTTCCAGTGACAATCCTTTGTCATATAAAGCTGGTGACAAGGACGAATGGAGCTATTATAAG CAGCTAAGTACAAGATGCTTGGAAATGTGGCCTATTCTTAAGATCCATGCATCATTTTGTTCCAGAAGTGCATCACTTGGTGTCAATTTCGCACTGCATTTCGTAATACAGCTATACCGTAGTCTGGAAGGGTTTCTTCCTACTTGGTGA
- the LOC131302388 gene encoding GLABRA2 expression modulator-like isoform X3, translated as MEQPNGDHKQGADSASDHDGDPKPDPDGNKGTGRGSENGISNNNEDEHESNNKGTLKSKKSVTWSEELVMESPSPSSATAPSYGSATAAGVRSHGSNPYVSSSPAPSSSYSATIKDSVSTVRDVLGRWGKKVGEATKKAEDLAGNTWQHLKTAPSFADAAMGRIAQGTKVIAEGGYEKIFRQTFETVPEEQLLNSYACYLSTSAGPVMGVLYVSTAKLAFSSDNPLSYKAGDKDEWSYYKATILKLS; from the exons ATGGAGCAGCCCAACGGCGACCATAAACAGGGGGCGGACAGCGCGTCGGACCACGATGGGGATCCGAAACCGGATCCGGATGGGAATAAAGGCACTGGTAGAGGCAGCGAAAACGGAATCAGTAATAATAATGAGGATGAGCATGAGAGTAATAATAAAGGGACGTTGAAGTCGAAGAAATCCGTGACTTGGAGTGAGGAATTGGTTATGGAATCTCCTTCCCCTTCCTCCGCGACGGCGCCGTCTTATGGATCCGCCACCGCCGCAGGCGTCCGCAGCCACGGATCGAACCCTTACGTTTCCTCCTCCCCTGCGCCCTCCTCCTCCTACTCCGCCACGATCAaag ATTCGGTGAGTACGGTTCGAGATGTGTTGGGGAGATGGGGAAAGAAGGTAGGAGAAGCAACAAAGAAGGCTGAGGATCTTGCCGGAAATACATGGCAACACT TAAAAACGGCGCCTAGTTTTGCGGATGCTGCCATGGGAAGAATTGCACAAGGAACAAAAGTTATAGCCGAAGGTGGTTATGAGAAGATATTTAGACAAACGTTCGAGACAGTTCCCGAGGAACAACTCCTAAACTCCTATGCATGCTACCTTTCCACATCAGCTGGTCCAGTAATGGGAGTTTTATACGTATCTACAGCAAAGCTTGCATTTTCCAGTGACAATCCTTTGTCATATAAAGCTGGTGACAAGGACGAATGGAGCTATTATAAG GCAACAATACTCAAATTGTCTTAA
- the LOC131302387 gene encoding uncharacterized protein LOC131302387 isoform X3 encodes MEQQPVRKPRVLCLHAFRTSGKIFEKMTEVWPEFVREKMDLVFIDAPFPAEGGSGVQGKFDPPYYEWFQFNQGAIIASALPGMQAEGVALTSVPVIKFVMLMSGSKLGGSMFSSPRLAKNAFSSPIQCPSLHFLGEKDGAKPNGIELLDSFVDPLVIHHPEGHVVPKLGIVIQKCYLHNRYVGCMYNFYRPDVFGRSRFKKKNSFKKNFNFYGEKFNFDGKEFERIKVIYSSNGRLEIGCVCVSHSPVSINTLLFCFPVCKFTIVSFCM; translated from the exons atggagcaACAGCCTGTTAGAAAACCCAGGGTTCTCTGCCTCCATGCTTTCAGAACAAGTGGgaaaatctttgaaaaaatgaCTGAAGTATGGCCGGAATTCGTGAGGGAGAAGATGGATTTGGTGTTCATCGACGCGCCGTTTCCGGCGGAAGGAGGATCTGGTGTTCAGGGGAAGTTTGATCCTCCCTATTATGAATGGTTCCAGTTTAATCAG GGAGCGATAATAGCCTCTGCATTACCAGGGATGCAGGCAGAG GGTGTGGCTCTCACCAGTGTTCCTGTGATAAAGTTTGTAATGCTAATGTCAGGGAGTAAATTGGGAGGGTCTATGTTTTCTTCACCAAGGCTGGCTAAAAATGCTTTCTCCTCTCCCATTCAATGCCCATCACTCCACTTCTTAG GTGAGAAGGACGGAGCAAAGCCAAATGGGATTGAACTACTGGATTCATTTGTGGATCCTTTGGTGATACACCACCCTGAAGGTCATGTGGTGCCTAAACTAGGTATTGTtattcaaaaatgctacttgcacaaccgttatGTTGGTtgtatgtataatttttatcgtccagatgtatttggacggtctagatttaaaaaaaaaaactctttcaagaaaaattttaacttttatggggaaaagtttaactttgaTGGGAAAGAGTTTGAACGAATCAAGGTCATTTATAGCAGCAATGGACGACTAGAAattggttgtgtgtgtgtttctcaCTCCCCTGTTTCTATAAatacactccttttttgttttcctgtttGTAAATTTACAATAGTATCCTTCTGTATGTAA
- the LOC131302388 gene encoding GLABRA2 expression modulator-like isoform X1 has product MEQPNGDHKQGADSASDHDGDPKPDPDGNKGTGRGSENGISNNNEDEHESNNKGTLKSKKSVTWSEELVMESPSPSSATAPSYGSATAAGVRSHGSNPYVSSSPAPSSSYSATIKDSVSTVRDVLGRWGKKVGEATKKAEDLAGNTWQHLKTAPSFADAAMGRIAQGTKVIAEGGYEKIFRQTFETVPEEQLLNSYACYLSTSAGPVMGVLYVSTAKLAFSSDNPLSYKAGDKDEWSYYKVIIPLHQLKAINPSTSRAKPAEKYIQVISVDNHEFWFMSFLNYDSAVKCLRDALDARNLFV; this is encoded by the exons ATGGAGCAGCCCAACGGCGACCATAAACAGGGGGCGGACAGCGCGTCGGACCACGATGGGGATCCGAAACCGGATCCGGATGGGAATAAAGGCACTGGTAGAGGCAGCGAAAACGGAATCAGTAATAATAATGAGGATGAGCATGAGAGTAATAATAAAGGGACGTTGAAGTCGAAGAAATCCGTGACTTGGAGTGAGGAATTGGTTATGGAATCTCCTTCCCCTTCCTCCGCGACGGCGCCGTCTTATGGATCCGCCACCGCCGCAGGCGTCCGCAGCCACGGATCGAACCCTTACGTTTCCTCCTCCCCTGCGCCCTCCTCCTCCTACTCCGCCACGATCAaag ATTCGGTGAGTACGGTTCGAGATGTGTTGGGGAGATGGGGAAAGAAGGTAGGAGAAGCAACAAAGAAGGCTGAGGATCTTGCCGGAAATACATGGCAACACT TAAAAACGGCGCCTAGTTTTGCGGATGCTGCCATGGGAAGAATTGCACAAGGAACAAAAGTTATAGCCGAAGGTGGTTATGAGAAGATATTTAGACAAACGTTCGAGACAGTTCCCGAGGAACAACTCCTAAACTCCTATGCATGCTACCTTTCCACATCAGCTGGTCCAGTAATGGGAGTTTTATACGTATCTACAGCAAAGCTTGCATTTTCCAGTGACAATCCTTTGTCATATAAAGCTGGTGACAAGGACGAATGGAGCTATTATAAG GTAATAATCCCATTACATCAGCTCAAAGCCATTAACCCTTCAACAAGCAGAGCAAAACCTGCTGAAAAATACATCCAGGTTATATCTGTTGATAACCACGAATTTTGGTTCATGAGTTTCCTCAACTATGACAGTGCAGTGAAGTGTCTAAGGGATGCTCTGGATGCCCGCAACTTATTCGTGTGA
- the LOC131302387 gene encoding uncharacterized protein LOC131302387 isoform X2 codes for MEQQPVRKPRVLCLHAFRTSGKIFEKMTEVWPEFVREKMDLVFIDAPFPAEGGSGVQGKFDPPYYEWFQFNQDFSEYRNFDECIAYIEDCMIRMGPFDGLFGFSQGVALTSVPVIKFVMLMSGSKLGGSMFSSPRLAKNAFSSPIQCPSLHFLGEKDGAKPNGIELLDSFVDPLVIHHPEGHVVPKLGIVIQKCYLHNRYVGCMYNFYRPDVFGRSRFKKKNSFKKNFNFYGEKFNFDGKEFERIKVIYSSNGRLEIGCVCVSHSPVSINTLLFCFPVCKFTIVSFCM; via the exons atggagcaACAGCCTGTTAGAAAACCCAGGGTTCTCTGCCTCCATGCTTTCAGAACAAGTGGgaaaatctttgaaaaaatgaCTGAAGTATGGCCGGAATTCGTGAGGGAGAAGATGGATTTGGTGTTCATCGACGCGCCGTTTCCGGCGGAAGGAGGATCTGGTGTTCAGGGGAAGTTTGATCCTCCCTATTATGAATGGTTCCAGTTTAATCAG GATTTTTCGGAGTACAGGAATTTTGATGAGTGTATTGCATATATTGAGGACTGCATGATAAGGATGGGACCATTTGATGGTTTATTTGGTTTTTCCCAG GGTGTGGCTCTCACCAGTGTTCCTGTGATAAAGTTTGTAATGCTAATGTCAGGGAGTAAATTGGGAGGGTCTATGTTTTCTTCACCAAGGCTGGCTAAAAATGCTTTCTCCTCTCCCATTCAATGCCCATCACTCCACTTCTTAG GTGAGAAGGACGGAGCAAAGCCAAATGGGATTGAACTACTGGATTCATTTGTGGATCCTTTGGTGATACACCACCCTGAAGGTCATGTGGTGCCTAAACTAGGTATTGTtattcaaaaatgctacttgcacaaccgttatGTTGGTtgtatgtataatttttatcgtccagatgtatttggacggtctagatttaaaaaaaaaaactctttcaagaaaaattttaacttttatggggaaaagtttaactttgaTGGGAAAGAGTTTGAACGAATCAAGGTCATTTATAGCAGCAATGGACGACTAGAAattggttgtgtgtgtgtttctcaCTCCCCTGTTTCTATAAatacactccttttttgttttcctgtttGTAAATTTACAATAGTATCCTTCTGTATGTAA
- the LOC131302387 gene encoding uncharacterized protein LOC131302387 isoform X5, giving the protein MEQQPVRKPRVLCLHAFRTSGKIFEKMTEVWPEFVREKMDLVFIDAPFPAEGGSGVQGKFDPPYYEWFQFNQDFSEYRNFDECIAYIEDCMIRMGPFDGLFGFSQGVALTSVPVIKFVMLMSGSKLGGSMFSSPRLAKNAFSSPIQCPSLHFLGEKDGAKPNGIELLDSFVDPLVIHHPEGHVVPKLDEKGSEIMLEFLEKVQKQL; this is encoded by the exons atggagcaACAGCCTGTTAGAAAACCCAGGGTTCTCTGCCTCCATGCTTTCAGAACAAGTGGgaaaatctttgaaaaaatgaCTGAAGTATGGCCGGAATTCGTGAGGGAGAAGATGGATTTGGTGTTCATCGACGCGCCGTTTCCGGCGGAAGGAGGATCTGGTGTTCAGGGGAAGTTTGATCCTCCCTATTATGAATGGTTCCAGTTTAATCAG GATTTTTCGGAGTACAGGAATTTTGATGAGTGTATTGCATATATTGAGGACTGCATGATAAGGATGGGACCATTTGATGGTTTATTTGGTTTTTCCCAG GGTGTGGCTCTCACCAGTGTTCCTGTGATAAAGTTTGTAATGCTAATGTCAGGGAGTAAATTGGGAGGGTCTATGTTTTCTTCACCAAGGCTGGCTAAAAATGCTTTCTCCTCTCCCATTCAATGCCCATCACTCCACTTCTTAG GTGAGAAGGACGGAGCAAAGCCAAATGGGATTGAACTACTGGATTCATTTGTGGATCCTTTGGTGATACACCACCCTGAAGGTCATGTGGTGCCTAAACTAG ATGAGAAAGGCTCGGAGATCATGCTCGAGTTCCTCGAGAAGGTTCAGAAACAGCTGTAG
- the LOC131302387 gene encoding esterase FUS5-like isoform X7, giving the protein MEQQPVRKPRVLCLHAFRTSGKIFEKMTEVWPEFVREKMDLVFIDAPFPAEGGSGVQGKFDPPYYEWFQFNQDFSEYRNFDECIAYIEDCMIRMGPFDGLFGFSQGAIIASALPGMQAEGVNWEGLCFLHQGWLKMLSPLPFNAHHSTS; this is encoded by the exons atggagcaACAGCCTGTTAGAAAACCCAGGGTTCTCTGCCTCCATGCTTTCAGAACAAGTGGgaaaatctttgaaaaaatgaCTGAAGTATGGCCGGAATTCGTGAGGGAGAAGATGGATTTGGTGTTCATCGACGCGCCGTTTCCGGCGGAAGGAGGATCTGGTGTTCAGGGGAAGTTTGATCCTCCCTATTATGAATGGTTCCAGTTTAATCAG GATTTTTCGGAGTACAGGAATTTTGATGAGTGTATTGCATATATTGAGGACTGCATGATAAGGATGGGACCATTTGATGGTTTATTTGGTTTTTCCCAG GGAGCGATAATAGCCTCTGCATTACCAGGGATGCAGGCAGAG GGAGTAAATTGGGAGGGTCTATGTTTTCTTCACCAAGGCTGGCTAAAAATGCTTTCTCCTCTCCCATTCAATGCCCATCACTCCACTTCTTAG